ctaaaaaatgagaTGTCATCACTCCAAGGGATTAAAGTTGATCACTTTAAGTGTGTTTGGGACTAAAATTTATGACTTTAAGatttttagggactaaaagcagTCACTTTAAAACTTTTGAGACTAACATTGCTCATAGACTAAACTTTAGGTCCAATAGAGTATTTTGACGCATTTTTTTATTGGACAAATTAGTAATacaagtttttttctttagctGTGTTCCCTaaccattttcaaaattttcagttgGGGGACCAGAAGAGGTTAGAATGAATTTCCTTAGCTGTATTTTGGTTGGGGAATTCTAGAAAGATGAATTTAGGATGAAGGTTTCATTCAATAGATAAGTATATTGTATTTCCTCGTAACAGTAATTATTTGTTATGATTCCTTACAAATGTTtacaaatcttgaaattttattccAATTGCATCATAATTGAAATCTCTATCCTGTGAAATTCACCTACGTCTACATGCTCATTTTAGTTGTTGCCACTTTATTTATGCTAGGTGGTGTTTTAATTAAGCTGAccactggtttttttttttttataagtaaattgtGCTGACCATTTGTGATTTGTATTAAATTTCTTTCACATATTTCAAATTGCAGGGTTCATTCCTTAGACCAGAACAGAAGAAGCTAGagccaccaccaacaaccaagTAAAAGAAAGGAGTTGAACAGTTGGCATTCAAAGTGATTTGAGGCTGTACCAAGGTCTGTTTTGGTGAGTATGTTTGTTAAGGAAACTGAACTCTTTGCTGCAGTTTTTTTATATGCATTTTTTCAAGTAATGAAATGGGCTTAACAtaagtgtgaatttttttggataagtagcATAATGGAGGCTGTGGATTGGGAAAATTCTTCGGGAGGATCAAGTGATACTGAGGCCTATTTGCAAGATACAAAATATGAGGATGATGAGGAACTCCATTTTACATCTGGGTTTATATCCAAGTTGCAGTTTAGGTAtagaatttttcataaaattgatTCTTTATGATATTATAaatatcccccccccccctctccggGTTTAACTTTGGGTTATGGCTACAATTTTCAGGAAAGATAAATCCAGGGCTCATTGGATAAACGAAATTGGAATGGCTGAGGTTGTAGAAAACAAGGGTAAACTGTGGAGGACAATGGGAGTAGTTCGTAGTGgcaagatttattattcaattgaggAAACTCTGTATgtgaaatgacatttttttgtgatgttttttttatctcttattgtttcttggtttttctttCAAAGGAATTAAGGGATAagttaattatttgttttggtgATAATATGAAACCCAGTATTTACAAGTCTAGAGCTTTAATATCTTGTTGTTCTTTATTCATAGTGTCTTTTATTGtaacttatttattttggtatCTTTATTTGAGGGACACTTAATTTTCTGAAGAATCCtttgctaattaaacattctATATTGTAAGGCAGAGCTAAGCTTACGGTTGTCCCAAAAATTATGACTTtcgaatttttttatttttttgagcaAATTAGTTTGAAATTTCATACTGTGGCTTCAGTAAGAGATTGTGGATAACCTTGTATAAAAGTTGAAGGACGAAGAGGTATCAGACACATACTTCAAACAATGCTTTTCAATAACTAAAACTTCAACCAGTTTTAAGTGACACTTTCAAATTTATACATAGTGTTGTAAGCGAAATGTAGTATTAGATAATTAACCGAtaaaagcaaatttttttttttaaagaatatatatctttttaagtttttgaaaagaAGTAACTATGTATTTTTGTCCTTTTTCATTATATGTTGGGATGGAATCATTTGTGAAGTGTAACTTCTTTTTTGTAGGTTTTTGATGGAAATAGGCGCATTGCTTCTCTTGGATGACAATGGTACAAGTCTTTCATTAAATGATCTATATGCAAAGGTTAGTGGAGGCTCTTGGGAGCTATTTGAGGTTTATAGGCACTTGAAATCTCTTGGTTACATTGTTGGGCAGCATGGCATTGCTTGGTCTATTAAGGATGCTAAGAGTAACCGTCCATCTGTTTCTCTTCAATGCTCTCCACAAAGCAGTGAAGTGGTAGACTTAGAATCAGAAGATGAGAGTTCCATTGTTGGACCATTTAATAATATGCATATTAATGAAGCAAGGCCAGTTTTTGATGTCTATCTCCCAAATAGCAAGTTTAGAAAATCTTCTCCAGGTGATCCAAGCTTTGTGATCTGCTTAACTAGGTAATTGTATTTGGTAGCTCCTAAGAATGAGTAACCTTCTCTTTTGTAGTTGATTGcaaattgttatttatattattatcatTAGAAATGTTCTTTTATATTAAAGAACTTCATAAGTTAAACCACTTTCTTTTTCAGATTATCTTTTGCTGAAAACATTTAATTGCAACAATCCTATGTGTTAGCTTCTAGGTTTTTGATATCTTGAGGAATTTGTTGGGAAAGGATTTACACCATATGCATCTAGATTATTATTTCATGTTTCTTTTTAAGTacatacaaatattttattttatttaaattccaTCTGTGTCAGTGCTTACTGTTGTATATTTTGCTCATAACTGGTCATAAACCTGGGAAAATGAGGAGGGTTGTGGTGAATTGACAGCCATCATAAAATATAGTCATTTATTAAGATTGGATTTCCGCCCCCTAGGCTTTGGCTCAGGTGGGGTTGGCTTTAGAATAGGTATTAAGTTCATTATTTACCAATAGGAGAAAAGGAATTCTGTACTatgttattaattttagaaatgtatTAACTTACAAATTTACTAAGCATGAAAGGATATTTCTCTATTAGTTTCTATGGAAATTAAATGTTGTTCAATTTTTGGATGCAGTAGATCAAGCCTCTAGTTTGtatgattttattgttttattacttatttgtatattttaattaagtcatgttttccactttttttttttttttggacaatcTTAGAAATGTGGGTAGAAGgcatttttgtcttttataatcaCATACATGTGTTAGCATAATGTGAAGCATGCATGTAATTCCTATTTGTAACATTTTTGAAATATGAGatagaaataataatattatggTAGGATTTTTCAACTCTTGACTATCAAACATTTGTTTTTGCTTTCAATTAGTATGAAGATAATATCTATTAATGTGTAAAGAGGGAGAAATGGAAAAGTCTCCAACAGTTCTCCTAGAAAAATTCTATATCTTAGTTTACAATcatattttaatgatttaattacTCCCTTCTTGGTTATCTACCACTTTAAATTCtattagcctcatcacacgtgcTTTGTGCGTgcaattctcttttttttttgggtattttctttttaataagaACTTGGGgtaggttttatttattatatatatatatatagagagagagagggagagagagagagagagagagagagagagagagagaacatgaggtagattttttttatttttgtattttttatagaagTTTTATAGAACATGGgctaggtttttgtttttaatttttgttgatttacggttttaaccttatttttttttatatatattaaga
This genomic stretch from Castanea sativa cultivar Marrone di Chiusa Pesio chromosome 9, ASM4071231v1 harbors:
- the LOC142611116 gene encoding uncharacterized protein LOC142611116, encoding MEAVDWENSSGGSSDTEAYLQDTKYEDDEELHFTSGFISKLQFRKDKSRAHWINEIGMAEVVENKGKLWRTMGVVRSGKIYYSIEETLFLMEIGALLLLDDNGTSLSLNDLYAKVSGGSWELFEVYRHLKSLGYIVGQHGIAWSIKDAKSNRPSVSLQCSPQSSEVVDLESEDESSIVGPFNNMHINEARPVFDVYLPNSKFRKSSPGDPSFVICLTRGDLPSIADIEVLERQCGAIPLRFCHVEYGRVSFFSFDEVELPILP